A single Lolium perenne isolate Kyuss_39 chromosome 6, Kyuss_2.0, whole genome shotgun sequence DNA region contains:
- the LOC127308434 gene encoding uncharacterized protein: MARWLDVLAAKGARQRTPAPLSPARLYLGVSRLQDTAAVPRRATFPNLRELGLCFTVMEDRDLAFILERSPVLEILVISGSQTGVRLRLVSQSLRCLLVGLTYLEDIQVVDAPRLERLFQWTTFGQRTTKGKLRRSMIKIGHAPNLRILGYLEPGDCEIEITKTVTVDGTNEKIVPSVNISAIEMQFGLRCALKKVSGYLTSFPNLETLHVQSKTKIAQEPTGKVNLKFLQEGGPIKCVVQTLKEVFFCEFIAERARVLEKMVVVVASECFSSGANVNVKLKPLINAKWISQACKLQLFKSPHAGGGSPVFSHQLASDFSFADPFDLIDYQESLSVEVN; this comes from the exons ATGGCGCGCTGGCTCGACGTCCTCGCCGCCAAGGGCGCGCGTCAAAGAACTC CTGCGCCTCTCTCACCCGCGCGCCTCTACCTCGGGGTCTCGAGGCTCCAGGACACCGCCGCCGTACCGCGCCGCGCCACCTTCCCCAACCTCCGGGAGCTCGGCCTCTGCTTCACTGTCATGGAGGACCGGGACCTCGCCTTCATCCTCGAAAGAAGCCCCGTTCTGGAGATTCTCGTCATCTCGGGAAGCCAGACTGGAGTGCGCCTCCGCCTGGTCAGTCAAAGCCTAAGGTGCCTCCTAGTGGGCTTGACCTACTTGGAGGACATCCAGGTGGTGGATGCCCCTCGCCTGGAGAGGCTCTTTCAGTGGACAACTTTTGGCCAGCGCACTACCAAGGGTAAGCTGCGCCGCTCCATGATCAAGATTGGCCATGCACCCAACCTGCGTATACTGGGATACCTTGAGCCAGGAGATTGTGAGATCGAGATTACCAAAACTGTCACCGTG GATGGGACCAATGAGAAAATTGTCCCCAGTGTCAACATCTCGGCCATAGAGATGCAATTTGGACTGCGTTGTGCTCTGAAGAAGGTGTCTGGCTACCTCACAAGTTTTCCAAATCTCGAGACGCTCCATGTCCAg TCCAAGACCAAGATAGCTCAAGAGCCCACTGGCAAGGTCAATCTCAAGTTCTTGCAGGAGGGCGGTCCCATTAAATGTGTCGTGCAGACGCTGAAGGAGGTGTTTTTCTGTGAGTTCATCGCGGAGAGGGCTCGGGTGCTGGAGAAGATGGTGGTTGTGGTGGCCAGTGAATGTTtctcttcgggggctaatgtgaaTGTCAAACTGAAGCCCCTGATAAATGCAAAATGGATTAGTCAAGCCTGTAAACTTCAGCTCTTCAAGAGCCCACACGCTGGCGGGGGATCTCCAGTTTTCTCCCACCAACTAGCATCTGACTTTTCGTTTGCTGACCCTTTTGACCTCATCGACTATCAAGAATCTCTAAGTGTTGAAGTTAACTAG